Proteins encoded by one window of Acuticoccus sp. MNP-M23:
- a CDS encoding Do family serine endopeptidase — MALTLKKSRGRAAVLLVGTFLAGAVGANFLDGRTVTPAYAQNLSDQVPAAASQNAPGFADIVDRVSPAVVSIQVKSRARKQLSSMEGMRGSPFEQFFDDFAERFGQNDEPRQRTPNRRNFSMGQGSGFLISDDGYIVTNGHVVDGAEEVTVVMGDGETLDAEVIGVDDKTDLALVKVEHGKKFPFVTFASRETRVGDWVMAVGNPFGLGGSVTAGIVSARGREIGAGPYDDFLQIDAPINRGNSGGPTFNLNGNVVGVNTAIYSPSGGSVGIGFAIPASIAQDVIEDLKDDGNVTRGWLGVQIQPITPEIAESLGRDNIVGALVTDPQSDSPADKAGVKAGDAIISVDGEDVDGPRDLARTISTRAPGEEVTLQVWRDGKAMDVKVELGKLTDTAAASSTRGNEEEPAKQDSTETLGMTLAPAGEVGIEGDGLAVVEVDPDGAAARSGIRVGDVILQASGMDVASAGDLKTGVDTATGEGRKNVLLKLQSGENTRFVALPVEEDRG; from the coding sequence ATGGCACTCACGCTGAAGAAGTCGCGCGGACGGGCAGCGGTCCTCCTCGTGGGCACGTTCCTTGCCGGCGCGGTTGGCGCCAATTTCCTCGACGGACGCACGGTGACCCCGGCTTACGCGCAGAACCTGTCCGATCAGGTGCCCGCTGCCGCAAGCCAGAACGCACCGGGTTTCGCCGACATTGTGGATCGTGTCTCTCCCGCCGTCGTCTCGATCCAGGTCAAGAGCCGGGCACGCAAGCAGCTCTCCAGCATGGAGGGGATGCGCGGCTCTCCCTTCGAGCAGTTCTTTGACGATTTTGCCGAACGCTTCGGCCAGAACGACGAGCCCCGCCAGCGCACCCCCAACCGTCGCAACTTCTCCATGGGTCAGGGGTCCGGCTTCCTGATCTCCGATGACGGCTACATCGTCACCAACGGCCATGTGGTCGACGGTGCCGAGGAAGTCACCGTGGTGATGGGTGACGGCGAAACGCTGGACGCCGAAGTGATCGGCGTCGACGACAAGACCGACCTTGCTCTGGTGAAGGTCGAGCACGGCAAGAAATTCCCGTTCGTCACGTTCGCCAGCAGGGAAACCCGCGTCGGTGACTGGGTGATGGCTGTCGGCAACCCGTTCGGCCTCGGCGGTTCGGTCACCGCGGGCATCGTCTCGGCACGCGGCCGCGAAATCGGTGCTGGCCCCTACGACGATTTCCTCCAGATCGACGCGCCCATCAACCGTGGCAATTCCGGCGGCCCGACGTTCAACCTCAACGGCAACGTGGTCGGCGTGAACACCGCCATCTACTCGCCGTCGGGCGGCTCGGTGGGCATCGGCTTTGCCATTCCGGCCTCCATCGCGCAGGACGTGATCGAGGACCTGAAGGATGACGGCAACGTCACCCGCGGCTGGCTTGGCGTTCAGATCCAGCCGATCACGCCGGAAATTGCCGAAAGCCTTGGCCGCGACAACATTGTCGGTGCTCTGGTGACCGATCCGCAGAGCGACAGCCCTGCCGACAAGGCCGGCGTGAAGGCGGGCGATGCCATCATCTCCGTGGACGGCGAAGATGTCGACGGCCCGCGCGATCTGGCGCGCACCATCTCCACCCGTGCACCCGGCGAAGAGGTCACCCTCCAGGTCTGGCGCGACGGCAAGGCGATGGACGTGAAGGTGGAGCTCGGCAAGCTGACCGACACTGCGGCCGCCAGCAGCACGCGGGGCAACGAGGAAGAACCCGCCAAGCAGGACTCGACCGAAACGCTGGGCATGACCCTCGCTCCCGCCGGCGAAGTCGGCATCGAGGGTGACGGTCTGGCCGTGGTCGAGGTTGACCCCGATGGCGCTGCGGCCAGGAGCGGCATCCGCGTCGGCGACGTGATCCTGCAGGCCTCGGGCATGGACGTTGCCTCGGCCGGCGACCTGAAGACCGGCGTGGACACGGCCACCGGCGAAGGGCGCAAGAACGTGCTCCTGAAGCTGCAGTCCGGCGAGAACACCCGGTTCGTCGCGCTGCCGGTTGAAGAAGACCGCGGCTGA
- a CDS encoding response regulator transcription factor: MKVLIVEDDVDAAAYLSRGLGEAGHSADVAGDGETGHDYAASNDYDVLIIDRMLPKKDGLTLINELRNAGKQVPIMVLSALSQVDDRVKGLRAGGDDYLTKPYAFTELLARVEALGRRKQTAEFEAIYRVGDLVLDRLSHTVTRNDEKVLLQPREFRLLEYLMRHAGQVVTRTMLLENVWDYHFDPQTNVIDVHISRLRGKIDKSFDKPLLHTVRGAGYVIRADAD; the protein is encoded by the coding sequence ATGAAAGTCCTGATCGTTGAAGATGATGTGGATGCAGCCGCCTACCTTTCACGGGGTCTGGGCGAAGCCGGCCACAGCGCCGACGTTGCGGGTGACGGGGAAACCGGCCACGACTACGCCGCCAGCAACGACTACGATGTCCTGATCATCGACCGGATGCTGCCCAAGAAGGACGGCCTCACCCTCATCAACGAGCTGCGCAATGCAGGCAAGCAGGTGCCCATCATGGTCCTGTCCGCTCTCAGCCAGGTGGACGACCGGGTGAAGGGCCTTCGTGCGGGCGGGGACGACTATCTCACCAAGCCTTACGCCTTCACCGAGCTTCTGGCCCGTGTCGAGGCGCTGGGGCGGCGCAAGCAGACCGCCGAATTCGAGGCCATCTACAGGGTCGGCGACCTTGTGCTCGACCGGCTCAGCCACACGGTGACCCGCAACGACGAGAAGGTGCTTCTTCAGCCGCGCGAATTCCGCCTGCTGGAATATCTGATGCGCCACGCCGGTCAGGTCGTGACCCGGACCATGCTGCTTGAAAACGTGTGGGACTACCACTTCGACCCGCAGACCAACGTGATCGACGTGCACATCTCCCGTCTGCGCGGCAAGATCGACAAGAGCTTTGACAAACCGCTGCTGCACACGGTGCGCGGCGCGGGTTATGTGATCCGTGCCGACGCCGACTAG
- a CDS encoding HAMP domain-containing sensor histidine kinase, which yields MPTPTRLFRTTAFKLSLAYLCVIVVLSLGLIAYISSTTARLFDRQLETAIDREIAELNAEYEASSLFKVMRTIGRRAMQPDASVYLVTDFSGNPLAGNVSELMYDPAVVSENVAFPVRYMRFKPGEGENNEEAHRALVKLSVLGGGYRLLVGRDVEDRIEFATIIRRSIRGAIIVVVGLGLLSWIFLSRSVLRKVDAVAASSQKIIGGDLARRLPVDGSGDEFDRLAHSVNAMLDEINRLHSGLQEVSQNIAHDLKTPLTRLRNRLDEAMRSPPAASRAPEILGPAIEECDHLIRTFEALLTIARVESNAAGVALARTDLSALLEDIAEFYDPAAEDAGMSLVAKIAPGVVIDGEPTLLRTMMANLLDNALKYGASPTGQVDLVLERTDAEATIVVRDFGTGVANEDLPRLTDRFVRMDAARTKPGAGLGLAMVKAVVGHHGGRLTLDDAGPGFRVSIALPLPA from the coding sequence GTGCCGACGCCGACTAGGCTCTTCCGCACCACGGCATTCAAGCTCTCTCTCGCCTACCTGTGCGTGATCGTCGTCCTGTCACTGGGCCTGATCGCGTACATCTCATCGACCACGGCTAGGTTGTTCGACCGGCAGCTCGAAACAGCGATCGACCGCGAAATTGCCGAACTCAACGCCGAGTATGAGGCGTCCAGCCTCTTCAAGGTAATGCGGACCATTGGCCGCCGTGCCATGCAGCCGGACGCCAGCGTCTACCTCGTGACCGATTTTTCCGGCAACCCGCTGGCGGGCAACGTGTCGGAGCTGATGTACGACCCGGCGGTGGTGAGCGAGAATGTGGCCTTTCCAGTGCGCTACATGCGCTTCAAGCCCGGAGAGGGGGAGAACAACGAGGAGGCGCACCGCGCGCTGGTGAAGCTCTCGGTGCTGGGCGGCGGCTACCGGCTGCTGGTCGGCCGGGACGTTGAGGACAGGATCGAGTTCGCCACCATCATCCGCCGCTCCATCCGCGGTGCGATCATTGTGGTGGTGGGGCTGGGGCTTTTGTCCTGGATCTTCCTGTCGCGCTCTGTCCTGCGCAAGGTCGATGCGGTGGCGGCAAGTTCGCAGAAGATCATTGGCGGCGACCTTGCCCGGCGCTTGCCGGTGGACGGTTCGGGCGACGAGTTCGACCGGCTGGCCCACAGCGTCAACGCCATGCTGGACGAGATCAACCGCCTGCATTCCGGCTTGCAGGAAGTCTCCCAGAACATCGCCCACGACCTGAAGACACCGCTGACGCGGCTGCGCAACCGCCTGGACGAGGCGATGCGCAGCCCGCCTGCCGCGAGCCGGGCGCCCGAAATATTGGGGCCGGCCATCGAGGAATGCGACCATCTCATTCGCACCTTCGAGGCTCTCCTCACCATTGCGCGTGTGGAAAGCAATGCCGCCGGTGTGGCGCTGGCGCGGACCGACCTTTCGGCGCTGCTCGAGGATATTGCCGAGTTTTACGATCCGGCGGCGGAAGATGCCGGGATGAGTCTTGTCGCAAAGATCGCGCCGGGGGTTGTCATTGACGGCGAGCCGACGCTTCTACGCACCATGATGGCAAATCTACTCGACAACGCGCTCAAATATGGCGCTTCGCCGACCGGCCAGGTGGACCTGGTGCTGGAGCGGACCGATGCGGAGGCGACGATTGTGGTGCGCGACTTCGGCACCGGCGTCGCAAACGAAGACCTTCCCCGGCTGACGGACCGGTTCGTGCGGATGGATGCCGCCCGCACCAAGCCTGGCGCTGGCCTCGGCCTTGCGATGGTCAAGGCAGTGGTCGGCCACCACGGCGGCCGCCTGACGCTCGATGACGCAGGCCCCGGCTTCCGCGTGTCAATCGCCCTGCCGCTGCCGGCATGA
- a CDS encoding bifunctional [glutamine synthetase] adenylyltransferase/[glutamine synthetase]-adenylyl-L-tyrosine phosphorylase: MSALAENFTPLPIAPDTAFAEKMADARAEAGVAPLPEPVAEALGTVAAVSPFLADLMLGDPAMLDAVLAASLNDSVAAAAVTGDDVAASLRRGKQRVALAVGLADLLGNATVKAVTNALSDFADAAIAASLNAAFAELCEKGQVSTDDPSQAGLFVLAMGKLGGRELNYSSDVDLVILFDPVRAQNVGLARDTAVRLVRRFVQLMQDRTADGYVFRVDLRLRPDPGATALAVSTPAAIKYYQSRARPWERQAMIKARAVAGDETAAAAYMDAVEPSIWRVGYDFAAIDETVALREQIAAVKGAGAITVPGHNVKVGRGGIREIEFFAQSLQRVAGGRDLALRGHATVPMLAALCERGWVSETDCAVLTDAYETLRKVEHRLQMVRDDHVHTMPDAAGVQRIAVMMRDEALTQTLEATLRAVHARFMALADGPMPENPMLRALQADRPELSTVLAEAFDERRDAWQAGCYSCLRTEQARTLLARLEPAIRTAIASSPDSAVALERFDAFLATVTRGVDFLARLDRHPDLVGVIVLIAASSPRLAEQLARRGRLLDVLIDPTFYGRAHDDAALEASLGAALEAAQDYEERLDALRVVGQEQMLLIEVRILTGSLLSAEAGVEITTLAERLAGCALSIARDAFAERHGHVEGGGVALLALGSFGSREMTPSSDLDIVFIYDAADESNGSDGAKSLTPGHYFARLAQRFIAALSAPTARGRLFEVDLRLRPTGRAGPLATHIRSFERYQAESAWVWEQMALTRARVVAGDEAVGARAMAAIDRSLAACQGSDALAGEVLAMRRKLDGLSRQDAKHAPGGLVDIEFIVQFLRLKSGLETRTTMTRKLLNELAAAGMLDDAARELLVDSHRLLRKLMLLFSAAGVPARPAEAPAALKPLLLRAADAPDMDFLEADLAERRTAVRALFEKIVGPLNPPDDGNPQG, encoded by the coding sequence ATGAGCGCGCTGGCTGAAAATTTCACGCCGCTTCCCATCGCCCCCGACACGGCGTTTGCCGAAAAGATGGCAGATGCCCGCGCGGAGGCCGGGGTTGCCCCCTTGCCGGAGCCGGTTGCGGAGGCGCTCGGCACGGTCGCAGCGGTATCTCCGTTCCTGGCCGACCTGATGCTGGGCGATCCGGCAATGCTGGACGCTGTGCTTGCCGCGTCTCTGAATGACAGTGTGGCCGCCGCCGCCGTGACCGGGGATGACGTTGCAGCAAGCCTTCGGCGCGGCAAGCAACGGGTGGCGCTGGCTGTGGGGCTCGCCGATCTTCTGGGCAACGCAACGGTCAAGGCCGTCACCAACGCATTGTCGGATTTTGCGGATGCGGCCATCGCAGCTTCCCTCAACGCCGCCTTCGCAGAGCTTTGCGAAAAGGGGCAGGTGTCCACCGACGATCCGTCGCAAGCAGGCCTCTTCGTCCTTGCCATGGGCAAGCTTGGCGGGCGGGAGCTGAATTATTCCAGCGATGTCGATCTCGTCATCCTGTTTGACCCGGTGCGGGCGCAAAATGTCGGGCTGGCCAGGGATACGGCCGTCCGGCTGGTGCGCCGCTTTGTGCAGCTGATGCAGGATCGCACGGCGGACGGCTATGTTTTCCGCGTGGATCTGCGGCTGCGGCCGGACCCTGGCGCCACTGCGCTTGCGGTCTCCACGCCGGCTGCCATCAAATATTATCAGTCGCGCGCCCGGCCGTGGGAGCGGCAGGCGATGATCAAGGCCCGCGCTGTGGCCGGCGACGAGACGGCGGCGGCCGCCTACATGGATGCGGTGGAGCCCTCCATCTGGCGTGTCGGCTACGATTTTGCCGCTATCGACGAAACGGTGGCGCTGCGCGAGCAGATTGCCGCGGTGAAGGGGGCTGGCGCCATCACCGTGCCCGGCCACAACGTGAAGGTGGGCCGCGGCGGAATTCGCGAAATCGAGTTTTTTGCGCAGAGCCTGCAGCGGGTTGCGGGCGGGCGCGACCTCGCGCTGCGCGGCCACGCGACCGTGCCGATGCTGGCTGCCTTGTGTGAGCGGGGCTGGGTGAGCGAGACCGACTGCGCGGTCCTGACCGATGCGTACGAGACGCTGCGCAAGGTGGAGCACAGGCTGCAGATGGTGCGCGACGACCATGTGCACACCATGCCCGATGCCGCCGGGGTACAGCGCATTGCCGTGATGATGCGTGACGAGGCGCTCACCCAGACGCTGGAGGCAACGCTGCGTGCGGTCCATGCGCGCTTCATGGCGCTGGCCGACGGGCCGATGCCGGAAAATCCGATGCTGCGCGCCTTGCAGGCCGACCGGCCGGAACTGAGTACAGTGCTGGCCGAAGCGTTTGATGAGCGGCGGGACGCCTGGCAGGCAGGCTGCTATAGCTGCTTGCGCACAGAACAGGCGCGCACGCTGCTGGCGCGGCTGGAGCCGGCCATCCGCACCGCCATCGCGTCCTCGCCCGACAGTGCTGTGGCGCTGGAGCGGTTCGACGCATTTCTCGCGACGGTGACCCGCGGCGTCGATTTCCTTGCCCGGCTCGACCGCCATCCGGACCTTGTGGGGGTGATTGTCCTGATTGCGGCGTCCTCGCCGCGGCTTGCCGAGCAGCTTGCCCGGCGCGGGCGGCTCCTCGACGTGCTCATCGACCCCACCTTCTACGGCAGAGCGCATGACGACGCTGCGCTGGAGGCATCGCTCGGCGCCGCGCTGGAGGCAGCGCAGGACTACGAGGAGCGGCTCGACGCGCTGCGGGTGGTGGGTCAGGAGCAGATGCTGCTGATAGAGGTGCGCATTCTGACCGGCTCGCTGCTCAGCGCAGAGGCGGGGGTGGAAATCACCACGCTGGCGGAGCGGCTTGCCGGCTGCGCGCTGTCGATTGCGCGCGATGCCTTTGCCGAACGGCACGGCCATGTGGAGGGTGGCGGCGTGGCGCTTCTGGCGCTCGGCTCCTTCGGCAGCCGCGAAATGACGCCGTCCAGCGACCTCGATATTGTGTTCATCTACGATGCGGCCGACGAATCGAACGGCTCCGACGGCGCCAAATCGCTGACACCCGGCCACTATTTTGCGCGGCTGGCGCAACGCTTCATCGCCGCGTTGAGCGCACCGACCGCGCGGGGACGGCTGTTTGAGGTGGATCTGCGGCTGCGGCCGACCGGGCGGGCCGGGCCGCTGGCCACGCACATCCGGTCCTTCGAGCGCTATCAGGCGGAAAGCGCGTGGGTGTGGGAACAGATGGCGCTTACGCGGGCGCGCGTTGTGGCGGGCGATGAGGCGGTGGGCGCCCGTGCCATGGCCGCGATCGACCGTTCGCTCGCCGCATGCCAGGGGTCGGATGCGCTGGCGGGCGAAGTGCTGGCCATGCGCCGCAAGCTGGACGGGCTGTCCCGGCAGGATGCCAAGCACGCGCCGGGCGGTCTGGTGGACATTGAGTTCATCGTGCAGTTTCTGCGGCTGAAATCGGGCCTAGAAACGCGCACCACAATGACGCGCAAGCTCCTCAACGAGCTGGCCGCAGCGGGAATGCTGGATGATGCGGCGCGAGAGCTTCTGGTGGACAGCCACCGGCTCCTGCGCAAGTTGATGCTTCTGTTTTCTGCTGCGGGCGTTCCGGCCCGTCCCGCAGAGGCGCCGGCTGCGTTGAAGCCGCTCCTGCTGCGCGCCGCCGATGCACCGGACATGGATTTTCTTGAGGCCGATCTTGCAGAGCGTCGCACCGCGGTGCGCGCGTTGTTCGAGAAGATCGTCGGTCCGCTGAACCCGCCGGACGACGGCAATCCTCAAGGCTGA